One part of the Perognathus longimembris pacificus isolate PPM17 chromosome 10, ASM2315922v1, whole genome shotgun sequence genome encodes these proteins:
- the LOC125358528 gene encoding ribonuclease pancreatic-like, whose product MALEKSFSLFPLLVLALLVLDWVPLSLGKESQAMKFLRQHMDSDSSPSNPSYCNLMMQRRNMTRGWCKPVNTFIHEPLVDVQAVCFQKKISCKDGQSICYQSNARMNITDCRLTGGSKYPNCTYRTSQKERYIIVACEGNPYVPVHFDASVESST is encoded by the coding sequence ATGGCTCTGGAGAAGTCCTTTAGCCTGTTCCCACTGCTAGTTCTGGCACTGCTGGTGCTGGACTGGGTCCCACTATCCCTGGGCAAGGAATCCCAGGCTATGAAGTTCCTGCGGCAGCACATGGACTCAGACAGTTCTCCCAGCAATCCCAGCTACTGCAACCTAATGATGCAGCGTCGGAATATGACCAGGGGATGGTGCAAGCCAGTGAACACCTTCATCCATGAGCCCCTGGTCGATGTCCAGGCTGTCTGCTTCCAGAAAAAGATTTCCTGTAAGGATGGTCAGAGCATCTGCTACCAGAGCAATGCTAGGATGAACATCACAGACTGTCGCTTGACAGGTGGCTCCAAGTACCCCAACTGTACCTACCGGACTAGCCAGAAAGAAAGGTACATCATTGTGGCCTGTGAGGGGAATCCATATGTGCCAGTCCACTTTGATGCTTCTGTGGAGAGCTCCACATAA